Proteins found in one Takifugu rubripes chromosome 17, fTakRub1.2, whole genome shotgun sequence genomic segment:
- the n4bp2 gene encoding NEDD4-binding protein 2 isoform X4, protein MPRKKKSDQSPGRVPGGPPEVGSPDQNTGRRGPHEFDSAMAGNFPSSAPLSNSDEERIIKGMQEMFSHLDPDVIYIVLAECDFKVEHAMDSLLELSIAAEGAAPGPSPISGFERTVSALLSPQLLSNSGAEADSTDHCSDSLREELDLLVDQELETRTIQQEQHISQNSSSPLISKQDLPELLQSSLQLESGSQGSQMYGASSVLDPPSTWENESVIKEKPSMDFTQLMAETPTDKPKPSLDLGASGRPSAFQVYKKQQPLHMSVNTAVGGARAKVSVLTPEPSGYLQSPLNIDAPVFTPHVGQNQGPAFIIPVAQLPSNLTNQPQASIPWPSHRPISIAPIRPSATIPKSWALPVPHNRLRLHGRVLVLLRGAPGSGKSTLARALMEHNPGAVILSTDDYFTHNGDYQFNPNALGDAHESNHKRAKEAFQRGSNPIIIDNTNLQGWEMRPYVIQAVKHGYMVLFREPDTWWRYKPRELMRRTTHDVPLETIRHMLSKYERVVSVQSILGPQMEFQQCHLLEDESSELLSSETHCPDIVGRPELSHPHLFSSLPDVSSTGLSGEMGLVEDGACRFTELESLNFQPTGTAAENPEIPEMDKDIDSDEVKCELDAQLELHHLTVDQTIPDCLVESVMNEDQQGDEMSAVFSETIGQRVRRERPSRRSCLDNLEPADLVKYANQSDRKLGDKERSKEEETQTSDLLRHEGVQGIPQMDFTGDWPCEGFLQQRQVRKRREGCKERHENTDEAASRSNETQNKLQPEADKTEFQKLLDLIQTDVADIQMDNFSSSSLSSSSEEELEPNKEEAYRCYGSSSSKEKEQDMLLNRSHGELPDFVLDQKMNDSSNTTVALMDDWGVPKAENDVNINKESHNETGSLALKPAITSPLLSPDISSLALSDTVEADVHCGDDMELDTTVTEVDGSTHTSSGADVSRNSNFNLSPVCGNSVGAESSSCIGGSQERKQHQGRRSGKQCKLALTFTQNCPSSSVDSVVGSINVNSCQMSSNTHVQHLGPEWSTCLEPNSDHSIQSRSKPQPSSPLSVGVSDCFSQTEPQDFAFLWRLSNQNNLDEEFIATYSQLHNIMVLSGNSSWFKLSTAAHSRSHREVPYRVVHDKSTQLEDKELGVSQDRLESLRILSRHFKLVSFDTLEDLFDKCHQDLEWTTNLLLDSGEIFFKEEDVDQKLKDGTEDGGNEIKPVVENTTCPDAIEKRHTQNQPVGIEDKMSESDWRPGNSGGHLECTVADKGRSETTSLLETSLQTEHLVTNAGERTGMEQEQEVGSEVWDEGLVTEEATVETEDELASMEAVSALLQAELNRIEEEEKKDIPGRRHMGAAGSHHLDIQSVELKLPTEVALQLIELFGPVGVDPDSTDDCAVQMDLNLAKLLHQKWKESVQEKQRQATLSFLSRKKDATNWQEWDMAKSGPAFFDSPMPFIDHWKVSQPSISLRDIIKEEQALQDNMEKKGKGLADLDGASLLKENQLYALFPSIDRHFLQAIFRDHNYSLTHTELFLRSLLDEEPVKTVVAPQAPPTDHHRANSGERELVPTNT, encoded by the exons ATGCCGCGCAAAAAGAAAAGCGACCAGAGTCCAGGCAGAGTTCCTGGCGGGCCGCCGGAAGTGGGAAGCCCCGATCAAAACACGGGTCGTCGAGGACCTCATGAATTTGACAGCGCTATGGCGGGCAACTTTCCATCTAGCGCCCCACTGTCTAACTCCGACGAAGAGAGAATCATTAAGGGGATGCAGGAGATGTTCTCTCACCTGGACCCTGACGTCATCTACATCGTCCTAGCCGAGTGTGATTTTAAAG TTGAACATGCTATGGACTCTCTCTTGGAGCTTTCAATCGCCGCTGAAggtgcagctccaggaccaTCTCCGATCTCTGGCTTTGAGCGTACTGTCTCAGCCCTGCTCAGTCCACAACTCTTATCTAATTCAGGAGCAGAAGCTGACTCCACTGATCATTGCTCTGACTCTCTGAGAGAAGAACTAGACCTCCTGGTTGATCAGGAGCTAGAGACCCGAACCATACAACAAGAGCAACACATTAGCCAGAACTCGTCCTCTCCATTAATTTCAAAACAAGACCTCCCTGAACTGCTTCAGTCTAGCTTGCAGCTTGAATCTGGTAGCCAGGGGAGCCAGATGTATGGAGCTTCCTCTGTACTTGACCCACCCAGCACTTGGGAGAATGAGAGTGTTATCAAAGAGAAACCATCAATGGACTTCACACAGCTGATGGCAGAAACACCTACAGACAAGCCAAAACCTTCACTGGATCTGGGAGCATCCGGGCGTCCTTCAGCTTTTCAGGTGTATAAAAAGCAACAGCCTTTGCATATGTCTGTAAATACTGCTGTTGGAGGAGCAAGAGCTAAAGTAAGCGTCTTGACTCCAGAGCCAAGTGGCTACTTACAGTCACCCTTGAACATAGACGCGCCTGTATTTACTCCACATGTTGGTCAAAACCAAGGGCCTGCCTTTATCATCCCTGTTGCTCAGCTGCCTTCCAATTTGACCAACCAGCCACAGGCCTCGATTCCCTGGCCGAGTCACAGGCCCATCAGTATAGCACCCATCAGACCCTCTGCTACTATTCCAAAGTCCTGGGCCCTGCCTGTCCCTCACAACCGGCTTAGGCTACATGGGAGGGTCCTTGTGCTGCTGCGTGGTGCTCCTGGCTCTGGGAAGTCAACCTTggcaag aGCCCTGATGGAACATAACCCAGGTGCTGTTATACTATCCACAGATGACTATTTCACTCACAATGGAGATTATCAGTTTAACCCCAATGCTCTGGGGGATGCCCACGAGTCGAACCACAAAAGAG CCAAAGAAGCTTTTCAAAGGGGCTCTAACCCCATTATCATCGACAACACAAACCTGCAAGGCTGGGAGATGAGACCCTATGTGATTCAG GCAGTCAAACATGGATACATGGTCCTGTTCCGGGAGCCAGACACATGGTGGAGGTATAAGCCCAGAGAACTGATGAG ACGTACCACACACGACGTGCCTTTGGAGACCATACGGCATATGCTCAGTAAGTACGAGCGTGTTGTCTCTGTCCAGTCCATCTTAGGACCACAGATGGAGTTCCAACAATGCCACCTTCTGGAGGATGAAAGCTCTGA GTTGTTATCTTCTGAGACACATTGTCCCGACATTGTTGGACGGCCTGAATtgtctcatcctcatctgtTCTCCTCACTTCCTGATGTTTCTTCTACTGGTCTTAGTGGTGAAATGGGACTTGTGGAAGATGGAGCCTGCAGGTTTACTGAATTAGAATCCCTCAATTTTCAACCAActggaacagctgcagaaaatcCTGAAATACCAGAGATGGACAAGGACATAGATTCAGATGAAGTAAAATGTGAGCTGGATGCACAGTTGGAGCTACATCATCTGACAGTTGATCAGACAATCCCAGATTGTCTAGTGGAGTCAGTGATGAATGAAGATCAGCAGGGTGATGAAATGTCTGCAGTTTTTTCTGAGACAATTGGACAAAGAGTAAGACGAGAGAGGCCAAGTAGGAGATCTTGTTTGGACAACCTGGAGCCTGCAGATCTGGTGAAATATGCCAACCAATCAGATAGAAAATTGGGGGACAAAGAAAGGTCAAAGGAAGAGGAAACGCAAACAAGTGACTTGCTGAGGCACGAGGGTGTACAAGGCATACCTCAAATGGATTTTACAGGAGACTGGCCATGTGAGGGGTTTCTACAGCAGCGCcaggtgaggaagagaagagaagggtgTAAAGAAAGACATGAGAACACAGACGAAGCTGCATCTCGATCCAATGAAACCCAAAACAAATTACAGCCTGAGGCCGATAAAACAGAGTTTCAGAAGCTTCTGGATCTTATTCAGACAGATGTTGCTGACATTCAGATGGACAATTTCAGTTCATCCTCCCTATCTTCAAGCTCTGAAGAAGAATTAGAGCCAAACAAGGAGGAAGCATATAGATGTTATGGTAGCTCCAGCAGtaaagagaaagaacaagaCATGTTACTAAACCGCAGCCATGGAGAATTACCTGACTTTGTGTTGGACCAGAAGATGAATGACTCTTCTAATACCACGGTAGCCTTAATGGATGATTGGGGAGTTCCGAAAGCAGAAAATGATGTAAATATCAACAAGGAAAGTCACAATGAAACGGGATCTCTGGCTTTAAAACCAGCCATTACGAGTCCCCTCTTATCTCCTGATATTAGTTCATTGGCTCTATCTGACACTGTTGAGGCAGATGTACACTGTGGTGATGATATGGAGCTTGATACTACTGTCACCGAGGTAGATGGCAGCACACATACTAGTTCTGGTGCCGATGTAAGTCGAAATAGCAACTTCAATCTGAGTCCTGTTTGTGGGAACTCTGTTGGAGCAGAAAGTAGTTCCTGTATTGGAGGAAGtcaggagaggaagcagcatcAGGGCCGTAGATCAGGAAAGCAGTGTAAACTAGCCCTCACCTTCACCCAGAATTGCCCCTCTTCTTCAGTGGATTCTGTGGTAGGCTCAATAAATGTTAACAGTTGTCAGATGAGCAGTAACACTCATGTTCAACATTTAGGTCCTGAATGGAGTACTTGTCTTGAGCCAAATTCTGACCATTCCATCCAGTCAAGATCGAAGCCTCAGCCGTCTTCCCCTCTGTCTGTAGGAGTCTCAGACTGTTTCTCCCAGACAGAACCACAGGACTTTGCTTTTCTCTGGCGTCTTAGTAATCAGAATAACCTAGATGAAGAGTTCATCGCCACTTATAGCCAACTTCATAACATTATGGTGCTGTCTGGTAATTCTTCTTGGTTTAAGTTGTCAACTGCAGCTCACTCACGCAGCCACAGAGAGGTGCCGTATCGTGTGGTGCATGACAAAAGCACACAGCTGGAAGACAAAGAGCTTGGGGTAAGTCAAGACAGACTTGAGAGTTTGCGCATCCTCAGCCGTCATTTTAAACTGGTTAGTTTTGACACCCTGGAGGATCTCTTTGACAAATGTCATCAGGACTTGGAATGGACCACCAACTTATTGCTGGACTCTGGAGAGATCTTCTTCAAAGAAGAAGACGTAGACCAAAAATTGAAGGATGGTACAGAGGATGGAGGAAATGAGATAAAGCCTGTTGTGGAAAACACAACATGTCCCGATGCAATAGAGAAACGTCACACTCAGAACCAGCCTGTTGGGATTGAGGACAAAATGTCAGAGTCAGATTGGAGACCCGGCAATTCTGGGGGTCATCTTGAATGTACAGTTGCGGACAAAGGTCGTTCTGAAACAACTTCACTTTTGGAAACATCCCTTCAAACAGAACATCTCGTGACAAATGCAGGAGAGAGAACAGGCATGGaacaagaacaggaagtgggatcAGAAGTTTGGGATGAAGGATTGGTAACTGAGGAGGCAACTGTTGAAACTGAGGATGAGTTGGCCAGCATGGAAGCGGTCAGTGCGTTGCTGCAGGCTGAGCTAAACAGgatagaggaagaagaaaaaaaggacataCCTGGAAGAAGACACATGGGAGCTGCTGGAAGTCATCACTTGGATATCCAGAGTGTGGAGCTGAAGCTACCCACTGAGGTGGCTCTCCAGCTAATAGAACTGTTTGGCCCAGTGGGAGTGGACCCAG ATTCTACCGATGACTGTGCAGTACAGATGGACCTCAACCTGGCTAAACTGCTCCACCAAAAGTGGAAGGAAAGTGTTCAG GAAAAGCAGAGGCAGGCAactctttcttttctgtcccGTAAGAAGG ATGCGACAAACTGGCAGGAGTGGGACATGGCCAAATCTGGACCAGCATTTTTTGATAGTCCGATGCCATTCATTGACCACTGGAAGGTGTCCCAGCCAAGCATTTCTCTCAGAGACATTATAAAGGAGGAACAGGCTCTACAAGACAACATGGAAAAG AAAGGAAAAGGTCTGGCTGATCTGGATGGAGCCAGTCTCCTGAAGGAGAATCAGCTGTATGCCCTTTTCCCCAGTATTGACCGTCACTTCCTTCAGGCCATCTTCAGAGATCACAA TTACAGTTTGACGCACACAGAGTTATTTCTACGCTCTCTGCTGGATGAGGAACCTGTAAAGACAGTTGTTGCTCCACAAGCACCTCCAACTGACCACCACAGAGCAAACAGCGGGGAGAGGGAACTGGTACCCACAAACACAT AG
- the n4bp2 gene encoding NEDD4-binding protein 2 isoform X3: MPRKKKSDQSPGRVPGGPPEVGSPDQNTGRRGPHEFDSAMAGNFPSSAPLSNSDEERIIKGMQEMFSHLDPDVIYIVLAECDFKVEHAMDSLLELSIAAEGAAPGPSPISGFERTVSALLSPQLLSNSGAEADSTDHCSDSLREELDLLVDQELETRTIQQEQHISQNSSSPLISKQDLPELLQSSLQLESGSQGSQMYGASSVLDPPSTWENESVIKEKPSMDFTQLMAETPTDKPKPSLDLGASGRPSAFQLPSNLTNQPQASIPWPSHRPISIAPIRPSATIPKSWALPVPHNRLRLHGRVLVLLRGAPGSGKSTLARALMEHNPGAVILSTDDYFTHNGDYQFNPNALGDAHESNHKRAKEAFQRGSNPIIIDNTNLQGWEMRPYVIQAVKHGYMVLFREPDTWWRYKPRELMRRTTHDVPLETIRHMLSKYERVVSVQSILGPQMEFQQCHLLEDESSELLSSETHCPDIVGRPELSHPHLFSSLPDVSSTGLSGEMGLVEDGACRFTELESLNFQPTGTAAENPEIPEMDKDIDSDEVKCELDAQLELHHLTVDQTIPDCLVESVMNEDQQGDEMSAVFSETIGQRVRRERPSRRSCLDNLEPADLVKYANQSDRKLGDKERSKEEETQTSDLLRHEGVQGIPQMDFTGDWPCEGFLQQRQVRKRREGCKERHENTDEAASRSNETQNKLQPEADKTEFQKLLDLIQTDVADIQMDNFSSSSLSSSSEEELEPNKEEAYRCYGSSSSKEKEQDMLLNRSHGELPDFVLDQKMNDSSNTTVALMDDWGVPKAENDVNINKESHNETGSLALKPAITSPLLSPDISSLALSDTVEADVHCGDDMELDTTVTEVDGSTHTSSGADVSRNSNFNLSPVCGNSVGAESSSCIGGSQERKQHQGRRSGKQCKLALTFTQNCPSSSVDSVVGSINVNSCQMSSNTHVQHLGPEWSTCLEPNSDHSIQSRSKPQPSSPLSVGVSDCFSQTEPQDFAFLWRLSNQNNLDEEFIATYSQLHNIMVLSGNSSWFKLSTAAHSRSHREVPYRVVHDKSTQLEDKELGVSQDRLESLRILSRHFKLVSFDTLEDLFDKCHQDLEWTTNLLLDSGEIFFKEEDVDQKLKDGTEDGGNEIKPVVENTTCPDAIEKRHTQNQPVGIEDKMSESDWRPGNSGGHLECTVADKGRSETTSLLETSLQTEHLVTNAGERTGMEQEQEVGSEVWDEGLVTEEATVETEDELASMEAVSALLQAELNRIEEEEKKDIPGRRHMGAAGSHHLDIQSVELKLPTEVALQLIELFGPVGVDPDSTDDCAVQMDLNLAKLLHQKWKESVQEKQRQATLSFLSRKKDATNWQEWDMAKSGPAFFDSPMPFIDHWKVSQPSISLRDIIKEEQALQDNMEKKGKGLADLDGASLLKENQLYALFPSIDRHFLQAIFRDHNYSLTHTELFLRSLLDEEPVKTVVAPQAPPTDHHRANSGERELRQKPAASMKPEYQDTEDPEYEDFRAEASLQRKRRLESFAKAAEAFKQGRKEVASFYAQQGHMHGKRMSEANHRAAVQIFERVNSSLLPNNILDLHGLHVDEALDHLVQVLHDKTTAYEKGLCRPQLSVITGRGNHSQGGVARIRPAVINYLTNANYRFTEPKPGLVLVSLK, from the exons ATGCCGCGCAAAAAGAAAAGCGACCAGAGTCCAGGCAGAGTTCCTGGCGGGCCGCCGGAAGTGGGAAGCCCCGATCAAAACACGGGTCGTCGAGGACCTCATGAATTTGACAGCGCTATGGCGGGCAACTTTCCATCTAGCGCCCCACTGTCTAACTCCGACGAAGAGAGAATCATTAAGGGGATGCAGGAGATGTTCTCTCACCTGGACCCTGACGTCATCTACATCGTCCTAGCCGAGTGTGATTTTAAAG TTGAACATGCTATGGACTCTCTCTTGGAGCTTTCAATCGCCGCTGAAggtgcagctccaggaccaTCTCCGATCTCTGGCTTTGAGCGTACTGTCTCAGCCCTGCTCAGTCCACAACTCTTATCTAATTCAGGAGCAGAAGCTGACTCCACTGATCATTGCTCTGACTCTCTGAGAGAAGAACTAGACCTCCTGGTTGATCAGGAGCTAGAGACCCGAACCATACAACAAGAGCAACACATTAGCCAGAACTCGTCCTCTCCATTAATTTCAAAACAAGACCTCCCTGAACTGCTTCAGTCTAGCTTGCAGCTTGAATCTGGTAGCCAGGGGAGCCAGATGTATGGAGCTTCCTCTGTACTTGACCCACCCAGCACTTGGGAGAATGAGAGTGTTATCAAAGAGAAACCATCAATGGACTTCACACAGCTGATGGCAGAAACACCTACAGACAAGCCAAAACCTTCACTGGATCTGGGAGCATCCGGGCGTCCTTCAGCTTTTCAG CTGCCTTCCAATTTGACCAACCAGCCACAGGCCTCGATTCCCTGGCCGAGTCACAGGCCCATCAGTATAGCACCCATCAGACCCTCTGCTACTATTCCAAAGTCCTGGGCCCTGCCTGTCCCTCACAACCGGCTTAGGCTACATGGGAGGGTCCTTGTGCTGCTGCGTGGTGCTCCTGGCTCTGGGAAGTCAACCTTggcaag aGCCCTGATGGAACATAACCCAGGTGCTGTTATACTATCCACAGATGACTATTTCACTCACAATGGAGATTATCAGTTTAACCCCAATGCTCTGGGGGATGCCCACGAGTCGAACCACAAAAGAG CCAAAGAAGCTTTTCAAAGGGGCTCTAACCCCATTATCATCGACAACACAAACCTGCAAGGCTGGGAGATGAGACCCTATGTGATTCAG GCAGTCAAACATGGATACATGGTCCTGTTCCGGGAGCCAGACACATGGTGGAGGTATAAGCCCAGAGAACTGATGAG ACGTACCACACACGACGTGCCTTTGGAGACCATACGGCATATGCTCAGTAAGTACGAGCGTGTTGTCTCTGTCCAGTCCATCTTAGGACCACAGATGGAGTTCCAACAATGCCACCTTCTGGAGGATGAAAGCTCTGA GTTGTTATCTTCTGAGACACATTGTCCCGACATTGTTGGACGGCCTGAATtgtctcatcctcatctgtTCTCCTCACTTCCTGATGTTTCTTCTACTGGTCTTAGTGGTGAAATGGGACTTGTGGAAGATGGAGCCTGCAGGTTTACTGAATTAGAATCCCTCAATTTTCAACCAActggaacagctgcagaaaatcCTGAAATACCAGAGATGGACAAGGACATAGATTCAGATGAAGTAAAATGTGAGCTGGATGCACAGTTGGAGCTACATCATCTGACAGTTGATCAGACAATCCCAGATTGTCTAGTGGAGTCAGTGATGAATGAAGATCAGCAGGGTGATGAAATGTCTGCAGTTTTTTCTGAGACAATTGGACAAAGAGTAAGACGAGAGAGGCCAAGTAGGAGATCTTGTTTGGACAACCTGGAGCCTGCAGATCTGGTGAAATATGCCAACCAATCAGATAGAAAATTGGGGGACAAAGAAAGGTCAAAGGAAGAGGAAACGCAAACAAGTGACTTGCTGAGGCACGAGGGTGTACAAGGCATACCTCAAATGGATTTTACAGGAGACTGGCCATGTGAGGGGTTTCTACAGCAGCGCcaggtgaggaagagaagagaagggtgTAAAGAAAGACATGAGAACACAGACGAAGCTGCATCTCGATCCAATGAAACCCAAAACAAATTACAGCCTGAGGCCGATAAAACAGAGTTTCAGAAGCTTCTGGATCTTATTCAGACAGATGTTGCTGACATTCAGATGGACAATTTCAGTTCATCCTCCCTATCTTCAAGCTCTGAAGAAGAATTAGAGCCAAACAAGGAGGAAGCATATAGATGTTATGGTAGCTCCAGCAGtaaagagaaagaacaagaCATGTTACTAAACCGCAGCCATGGAGAATTACCTGACTTTGTGTTGGACCAGAAGATGAATGACTCTTCTAATACCACGGTAGCCTTAATGGATGATTGGGGAGTTCCGAAAGCAGAAAATGATGTAAATATCAACAAGGAAAGTCACAATGAAACGGGATCTCTGGCTTTAAAACCAGCCATTACGAGTCCCCTCTTATCTCCTGATATTAGTTCATTGGCTCTATCTGACACTGTTGAGGCAGATGTACACTGTGGTGATGATATGGAGCTTGATACTACTGTCACCGAGGTAGATGGCAGCACACATACTAGTTCTGGTGCCGATGTAAGTCGAAATAGCAACTTCAATCTGAGTCCTGTTTGTGGGAACTCTGTTGGAGCAGAAAGTAGTTCCTGTATTGGAGGAAGtcaggagaggaagcagcatcAGGGCCGTAGATCAGGAAAGCAGTGTAAACTAGCCCTCACCTTCACCCAGAATTGCCCCTCTTCTTCAGTGGATTCTGTGGTAGGCTCAATAAATGTTAACAGTTGTCAGATGAGCAGTAACACTCATGTTCAACATTTAGGTCCTGAATGGAGTACTTGTCTTGAGCCAAATTCTGACCATTCCATCCAGTCAAGATCGAAGCCTCAGCCGTCTTCCCCTCTGTCTGTAGGAGTCTCAGACTGTTTCTCCCAGACAGAACCACAGGACTTTGCTTTTCTCTGGCGTCTTAGTAATCAGAATAACCTAGATGAAGAGTTCATCGCCACTTATAGCCAACTTCATAACATTATGGTGCTGTCTGGTAATTCTTCTTGGTTTAAGTTGTCAACTGCAGCTCACTCACGCAGCCACAGAGAGGTGCCGTATCGTGTGGTGCATGACAAAAGCACACAGCTGGAAGACAAAGAGCTTGGGGTAAGTCAAGACAGACTTGAGAGTTTGCGCATCCTCAGCCGTCATTTTAAACTGGTTAGTTTTGACACCCTGGAGGATCTCTTTGACAAATGTCATCAGGACTTGGAATGGACCACCAACTTATTGCTGGACTCTGGAGAGATCTTCTTCAAAGAAGAAGACGTAGACCAAAAATTGAAGGATGGTACAGAGGATGGAGGAAATGAGATAAAGCCTGTTGTGGAAAACACAACATGTCCCGATGCAATAGAGAAACGTCACACTCAGAACCAGCCTGTTGGGATTGAGGACAAAATGTCAGAGTCAGATTGGAGACCCGGCAATTCTGGGGGTCATCTTGAATGTACAGTTGCGGACAAAGGTCGTTCTGAAACAACTTCACTTTTGGAAACATCCCTTCAAACAGAACATCTCGTGACAAATGCAGGAGAGAGAACAGGCATGGaacaagaacaggaagtgggatcAGAAGTTTGGGATGAAGGATTGGTAACTGAGGAGGCAACTGTTGAAACTGAGGATGAGTTGGCCAGCATGGAAGCGGTCAGTGCGTTGCTGCAGGCTGAGCTAAACAGgatagaggaagaagaaaaaaaggacataCCTGGAAGAAGACACATGGGAGCTGCTGGAAGTCATCACTTGGATATCCAGAGTGTGGAGCTGAAGCTACCCACTGAGGTGGCTCTCCAGCTAATAGAACTGTTTGGCCCAGTGGGAGTGGACCCAG ATTCTACCGATGACTGTGCAGTACAGATGGACCTCAACCTGGCTAAACTGCTCCACCAAAAGTGGAAGGAAAGTGTTCAG GAAAAGCAGAGGCAGGCAactctttcttttctgtcccGTAAGAAGG ATGCGACAAACTGGCAGGAGTGGGACATGGCCAAATCTGGACCAGCATTTTTTGATAGTCCGATGCCATTCATTGACCACTGGAAGGTGTCCCAGCCAAGCATTTCTCTCAGAGACATTATAAAGGAGGAACAGGCTCTACAAGACAACATGGAAAAG AAAGGAAAAGGTCTGGCTGATCTGGATGGAGCCAGTCTCCTGAAGGAGAATCAGCTGTATGCCCTTTTCCCCAGTATTGACCGTCACTTCCTTCAGGCCATCTTCAGAGATCACAA TTACAGTTTGACGCACACAGAGTTATTTCTACGCTCTCTGCTGGATGAGGAACCTGTAAAGACAGTTGTTGCTCCACAAGCACCTCCAACTGACCACCACAGAGCAAACAGCGGGGAGAGGGAACTG AGGCAGAAGCCTGCAGCATCTATGAAGCCAGAGTATCAGGACACAGAAGACCCAGAGTATGAGGATTTCAGGGCTGAGGCCAGCCTTCAGAGGAAGAGACGGCTTGAGAGCTTTGCCAAGGCTGCTGAAGCTTTCAAGCAAGGTCGCAAAGAGGTGGCGTCTTTTTATGCACAACAG GGGCACATGCACGGTAAGCGGATGAGTGAGGCGAATCACCGTGCAGCAGTTCAGATCTTTGAGCGGGTGAACTCCTCATTGCTGCCCAACAACATTCTAGACCTTCATGGACTACATGTAGATGAAGCCCTTGATCATCTTGTCCAGGTTTTACACGACAAAACAACAG CGTATGAGAAGGGGTTGTGTCGACCTCAGCTGTCTGTCATCACAGGAAGAGGGAACCACAGTCAGGGGGGTGTAGCCCGCATCCGCCCCGCAGTCATAAACTACCTCACCAACGCAAACTACAG GTTCACCGAGCCAAAGCCAGGACTCGTTTTGGTCTCTCTGAAGTAA